The Thermoplasma acidophilum DSM 1728 genome includes a window with the following:
- the map gene encoding type II methionyl aminopeptidase has translation MDAEIKRKYLEAGRIGKKALEIGASMIEPGARLLDVANAMEKFVKDEGALPAFPVNLSINNDAAHYTPAINDKKTFKTGDVVKVDFGAHIDGYMSDTAITVEVGEQGKHSDLIDAARQALNAAIELVRPMKSVNEIGRRIAEVISSYGFKPVRNLGGHGVERYDLHASIFIPNYDDGNVVRLQPDHAIAIEPFASTGIGMIHEGQPGNIYMIDRPKPREDEIIYRNFNKLPFAERWLEGLVEDPKSYIKRMMASKELYSFPVLKEHNGAFIAQFEHTMIVLNDEVIVTTR, from the coding sequence ATGGATGCTGAAATTAAACGAAAGTACCTTGAAGCTGGGAGGATTGGAAAGAAAGCCCTTGAAATTGGGGCCAGCATGATAGAACCAGGGGCCAGGCTCCTTGACGTGGCAAATGCGATGGAAAAGTTTGTAAAAGATGAGGGTGCGCTGCCCGCGTTTCCCGTCAACCTGTCCATAAACAACGACGCAGCGCACTACACCCCTGCAATAAATGACAAGAAGACGTTTAAAACAGGGGATGTTGTTAAGGTGGACTTCGGTGCCCATATAGATGGCTACATGTCAGATACTGCGATCACGGTGGAGGTTGGCGAGCAGGGTAAGCATTCTGATCTTATAGATGCGGCCAGGCAGGCCCTCAATGCCGCGATCGAGTTGGTAAGGCCGATGAAGAGCGTCAATGAAATAGGGCGCAGAATAGCCGAGGTGATAAGTTCATATGGTTTCAAGCCAGTGCGGAACCTGGGTGGGCATGGCGTGGAACGCTACGACCTGCATGCATCCATATTCATACCGAATTACGATGACGGAAATGTTGTCAGGCTCCAACCGGATCATGCAATAGCCATAGAACCGTTCGCATCGACGGGCATCGGCATGATCCACGAGGGCCAGCCAGGAAACATTTACATGATCGACAGGCCAAAGCCGCGTGAGGATGAGATCATATACAGGAACTTCAACAAACTTCCGTTCGCGGAGAGGTGGCTTGAGGGCCTAGTTGAGGATCCAAAGTCTTACATAAAGAGGATGATGGCTTCTAAGGAACTCTACTCATTCCCGGTGCTGAAGGAACACAACGGTGCATTCATAGCGCAGTTTGAGCACACGATGATCGTGCTGAACGACGAGGTCATCGTTACGACCAGATGA